The following coding sequences lie in one Candidatus Planktophila sulfonica genomic window:
- the rpmA gene encoding 50S ribosomal protein L27 produces MASKKGVSSTRNGRDSNPQYLGIKRFGGQEVNAGEILVRQRGTHFHPGKNVGRGKDDTLFALAAGAVEFGRARGRRVVNVVPAV; encoded by the coding sequence ATGGCAAGTAAGAAGGGTGTTTCCTCAACACGTAACGGTCGCGATTCAAACCCACAGTACCTCGGTATTAAGCGTTTCGGTGGCCAAGAAGTTAACGCAGGTGAAATTCTCGTACGTCAGCGTGGAACACACTTCCACCCAGGCAAGAACGTTGGACGCGGTAAGGATGACACTCTCTTCGCTCTCGCAGCAGGAGCAGTTGAATTCGGTCGCGCTCGCGGTCGCCGCGTAGTGAACGTAGTTCCTGCAGTTTAA
- the rplU gene encoding 50S ribosomal protein L21: MYAIVKAGGRQEKVTVGEIITVDRIDAAAGASVSFPALLVVDGANVTTDVAALSAVKVTGEVIDAVKGPKIDILRYKNKTGHRRRQGFRAQHTRVKITAISGAK, translated from the coding sequence ATGTACGCAATCGTTAAAGCTGGCGGACGCCAGGAGAAGGTAACTGTTGGCGAGATCATCACCGTCGATCGCATCGACGCTGCTGCAGGCGCATCAGTTTCATTCCCCGCTCTCCTCGTAGTTGATGGCGCAAACGTCACAACTGATGTTGCTGCACTCTCAGCAGTGAAGGTAACTGGCGAAGTTATCGACGCAGTCAAGGGTCCAAAGATCGACATCCTTCGTTACAAGAACAAGACAGGCCATCGCCGTCGTCAAGGTTTCCGTGCACAGCACACACGAGTAAAGATCACCGCAATCAGCGGTGCTAAGTAA
- a CDS encoding Rne/Rng family ribonuclease gives MAIEPKSPRKRAVKKSSKKSLSAGTTPEPTEATAEVTEAAPKRVKKAAAIPVPIFQAAPTEAAPKRAKKAAKAEKPAKAEEKEEVSAPAGDTEDSESRGNRNRRRRRGGRGRRKPNGEGVDTQEDSDNESEDSSEDSTESADGTTHRRRRRRRATGEGVTPGETIDEDGVVTVVKVREVREKTERPSRDRSERGTRNRRDRDRDRGRSDSREYREPYRRRGTIITDGEFLARRENVDREMVVRQVGDRIQIAVIEDNVMVEHYVNRNANVSYVGNVYLGRVQNVLPSMEAAFVDIGKGRNAVLYAGEVNWDAAGISESEPRKIEMVLKTGQPVLVQVTKDPIGQKGARLTSQISLPGRYVVYVPGGGMSGISKRLPESERSRLKAILKTLIPEDAGVIVRTAAEGVSEAELTADVERLKAQWEDIYQKSVNPNFHAPALLLSEPDLAVRVIRDIFNEDFRKLIIQGNEAWDEISSYLGSIAPELVSKIEKYSGSGDLFADYRVEEQLAKAFDRKVYLPSGGSLVIDRTEAMVVIDVNTGKFIGKGGNLEETVTKNNLEAAEEIARQLRLRDLGGIVVIDFIDMVLESNRDAVLRRLVECLGRDRTKHQVAEVTSLGLVQMTRKRVGQGLIEAFSTTCDSCNGRGIHIHMDPVKMKAPMPQVNSQSAHHPDVDEETATDHEFHETLNEEAPEEAEAVTTPKGKRRRRAASSGVITA, from the coding sequence ATGGCTATTGAGCCAAAATCACCGCGTAAGCGCGCGGTTAAGAAATCAAGTAAGAAATCACTGAGCGCAGGAACTACACCTGAGCCAACAGAAGCGACTGCAGAAGTTACCGAGGCCGCTCCAAAGCGAGTCAAGAAAGCCGCTGCAATTCCAGTTCCAATTTTCCAAGCAGCACCTACTGAGGCTGCGCCTAAGCGTGCAAAGAAAGCAGCAAAGGCCGAGAAGCCAGCAAAAGCTGAAGAGAAGGAAGAAGTTTCAGCACCAGCGGGGGATACAGAAGATTCTGAAAGCCGTGGAAACCGTAACCGCCGTCGCCGTCGTGGTGGACGCGGTCGCCGTAAGCCAAATGGCGAGGGTGTAGATACCCAAGAAGATTCCGATAACGAATCAGAAGATTCTTCTGAAGATTCAACTGAGAGCGCTGACGGCACCACACACCGCCGTCGCCGTCGCCGTCGCGCAACTGGCGAAGGCGTTACACCAGGTGAAACCATCGATGAAGATGGCGTTGTCACAGTTGTTAAGGTCCGCGAAGTCCGTGAAAAGACTGAGCGCCCATCACGTGATCGCTCAGAACGTGGAACTCGTAACCGCCGTGATCGCGACCGCGATCGTGGCCGTAGCGATTCTCGCGAATACCGCGAGCCATACCGCCGTCGTGGAACCATCATTACTGATGGAGAATTCTTAGCTCGTCGCGAAAACGTTGATCGCGAAATGGTCGTCCGCCAAGTTGGAGACCGTATTCAGATTGCAGTTATCGAAGATAACGTGATGGTTGAGCACTATGTAAACCGTAACGCCAACGTTTCATACGTTGGAAACGTTTATCTAGGTCGCGTTCAGAACGTTCTTCCTTCGATGGAAGCTGCATTCGTTGATATCGGCAAGGGCCGTAACGCTGTTTTGTACGCTGGTGAAGTTAACTGGGATGCAGCAGGTATTTCAGAATCTGAACCACGCAAGATTGAAATGGTTTTAAAGACTGGTCAGCCTGTTCTCGTTCAAGTTACTAAGGATCCAATTGGCCAAAAGGGTGCACGCCTGACAAGCCAGATTTCACTTCCAGGACGTTACGTTGTTTATGTTCCTGGTGGCGGAATGAGCGGTATCTCTAAGCGACTTCCTGAATCAGAGCGCTCACGCCTTAAGGCAATCTTGAAGACACTTATTCCAGAAGATGCGGGCGTCATTGTTCGTACTGCAGCTGAAGGTGTATCTGAAGCTGAGTTGACTGCCGATGTCGAGCGCCTGAAAGCGCAATGGGAAGATATCTATCAGAAGTCAGTTAATCCAAACTTCCATGCACCAGCTCTTCTGCTCTCAGAGCCAGATCTTGCTGTGCGCGTTATCCGCGATATTTTCAATGAAGATTTCCGCAAGCTCATCATTCAAGGTAACGAAGCATGGGATGAAATCAGTTCATACCTTGGTTCGATTGCACCTGAACTTGTTTCCAAGATTGAAAAGTATTCAGGTAGCGGTGACTTGTTCGCTGATTACCGCGTTGAAGAACAACTCGCTAAGGCATTTGATCGCAAGGTTTATCTACCTTCAGGTGGTTCACTTGTTATCGACCGCACCGAAGCAATGGTTGTTATCGACGTTAACACCGGTAAGTTCATCGGTAAGGGTGGAAACCTCGAAGAGACTGTTACCAAGAACAACCTTGAAGCGGCAGAAGAAATTGCACGCCAACTTCGCCTTCGCGACTTAGGTGGAATCGTTGTTATCGACTTCATCGATATGGTCCTTGAATCAAACCGTGATGCCGTTCTTCGTCGCTTGGTTGAATGCCTTGGTCGCGATCGCACCAAGCACCAGGTTGCTGAAGTAACATCACTCGGACTTGTTCAGATGACACGTAAGCGCGTCGGACAGGGCCTCATCGAAGCATTCTCAACAACATGTGATTCATGTAATGGGCGCGGAATTCATATCCATATGGATCCAGTGAAGATGAAGGCACCAATGCCTCAGGTAAATTCACAGAGCGCACATCACCCAGATGTTGATGAAGAGACAGCAACTGACCACGAATTCCATGAAACCTTGAACGAAGAGGCCCCAGAAGAGGCCGAAGCGGTCACAACACCCAAGGGAAAGCGCCGCCGCAGGGCCGCTAGCTCAGGGGTCATTACCGCCTAA
- the rodA gene encoding rod shape-determining protein RodA — MSTFLNRNPYRRSRRASVTAGFDPVLTGAVALLLVIGTLLVYAATREWYSANGLDPQYYLKRHVINIVIGLALAWGTTIIDYRLLRAYTPFIWVAGVFGLILVLIPGVGSEINGAKAWIPLPGGFQIQPAEIAKISIIIGISMLLSERTHNSDEPTNQDVLKALGVAAIPILLILAQPDMGTVFIISASVVTILAVSGAPTRWVVGLVLLALIGGFVATKAGIISDYQVKRLQSFVDPNADSQGAGYQLRQARITVGSGGLIGTGLFNGPQTNGRFVPEQQTDFIFTVAGEELGFIGSGFIIFLLFLVLMRAFGIARRATDPYGTLVCTGVIAWFAFQIFENIGMTLGLMPMTGVPLPFLSYGGSSMFANLIGFGLLQNVHASQRS; from the coding sequence ATGAGTACATTCCTTAATCGCAATCCTTACCGCAGATCTCGTCGCGCATCAGTAACAGCAGGGTTTGACCCAGTTCTAACAGGCGCAGTTGCTCTCCTTCTGGTCATCGGAACATTGCTGGTGTATGCAGCAACTCGCGAGTGGTATTCGGCAAACGGCCTTGATCCTCAGTATTACCTCAAGCGCCATGTCATCAATATTGTGATTGGCCTTGCCCTTGCGTGGGGGACAACGATTATTGATTACAGACTTCTACGTGCGTACACCCCATTCATCTGGGTTGCTGGCGTCTTTGGACTGATCTTGGTTCTGATTCCTGGCGTTGGTAGTGAAATCAATGGTGCTAAGGCGTGGATCCCACTTCCTGGTGGTTTCCAGATTCAGCCTGCTGAAATTGCAAAGATCTCCATCATCATCGGTATTTCTATGTTGTTATCTGAACGCACGCACAACAGCGATGAACCAACCAATCAAGATGTACTCAAGGCACTTGGCGTTGCGGCGATCCCAATTCTTCTGATTCTTGCCCAGCCCGATATGGGAACTGTATTTATCATCAGCGCATCCGTTGTCACCATTCTCGCTGTTTCTGGTGCACCTACTCGATGGGTAGTCGGCTTAGTTCTCCTTGCACTCATTGGCGGCTTCGTTGCAACGAAAGCTGGAATCATCAGCGATTATCAGGTGAAGCGTCTGCAATCTTTCGTTGATCCTAATGCAGATTCACAAGGTGCCGGATATCAACTGCGCCAAGCACGTATCACTGTCGGATCTGGCGGACTTATTGGAACGGGACTTTTTAACGGTCCGCAAACAAATGGTCGTTTCGTTCCTGAACAACAGACTGACTTTATTTTTACTGTGGCTGGCGAAGAACTTGGATTTATCGGAAGCGGATTCATCATCTTCCTTCTTTTCCTTGTCTTGATGCGCGCATTTGGAATTGCCCGAAGAGCGACGGACCCCTACGGGACCTTGGTATGTACGGGTGTAATTGCATGGTTTGCTTTTCAGATCTTTGAAAATATTGGAATGACTCTGGGGCTGATGCCGATGACGGGCGTTCCGCTTCCATTCCTTTCTTACGGCGGATCGAGCATGTTTGCCAACCTCATTGGCTTTGGCCTTTTGCAGAACGTCCACGCAAGCCAGCGCAGCTAA